In Phyllobacterium zundukense, one DNA window encodes the following:
- a CDS encoding SET domain-containing protein-lysine N-methyltransferase — protein MTKASIDTCAEIFLNGEALVDTIPETYLAPGAAQGQGLHTRRPWAKDEVLCVLDGQVIEAHRYPVLLTEMEWNALPGERLLVRPLRTSYGFINHSFEPNLEIGPDYRTIRAIRAIAAGEELTLDYAAQPVPKGYLERDDTQFMRKP, from the coding sequence ATGACCAAAGCCAGCATCGACACCTGCGCCGAAATTTTCCTCAATGGCGAGGCGCTGGTCGATACCATTCCGGAGACATATCTTGCACCAGGCGCGGCGCAGGGGCAGGGGCTGCATACGCGGCGGCCGTGGGCGAAGGATGAAGTGCTGTGCGTCCTCGACGGGCAGGTGATCGAGGCGCATCGGTATCCGGTGCTATTGACCGAGATGGAGTGGAATGCCTTGCCGGGCGAGAGGCTGCTGGTTCGGCCCTTGCGCACCAGCTACGGCTTTATCAATCACAGTTTTGAACCGAACCTCGAGATCGGCCCGGATTACCGGACGATCCGGGCCATTCGTGCGATTGCAGCTGGCGAGGAACTGACGCTCGATTATGCGGCGCAGCCGGTACCGAAGGGCTATCTGGAGCGGGACGACACGCAGTTCATGCGTAAACCCTAG
- a CDS encoding TetR/AcrR family transcriptional regulator, translating into MNKIAAVESETGAVRREPTQKRSRERVERILGCASTLIGKSGSDAMRMSDVAEMAGISIGSLYQYFPDKGAIIRTLAERYNVAGQVCIADGLADVRDREGLRRAFGELIDVYYAMFLAEPVMRDIWSGTQADKALRDIDLADSRINGAVLAAARARVDPEADRAELETSSFLIMQLGEATMRLAISVERKEGDVLVEHYKRLVLREMMEG; encoded by the coding sequence ATGAACAAGATTGCGGCGGTCGAGAGCGAAACGGGGGCGGTGCGCCGTGAACCGACGCAGAAACGCAGTCGCGAGCGCGTGGAGCGCATTCTCGGATGCGCCTCGACCCTGATCGGGAAGAGCGGCAGCGATGCCATGCGCATGAGTGACGTGGCGGAGATGGCAGGAATTTCGATCGGCTCGCTGTATCAATACTTTCCCGACAAGGGCGCGATCATCCGCACGCTGGCGGAACGCTACAATGTGGCGGGGCAGGTGTGCATCGCGGATGGCCTTGCGGATGTGCGGGACCGGGAAGGATTGCGTCGGGCGTTCGGCGAGCTGATCGACGTCTACTACGCGATGTTCCTGGCCGAACCGGTGATGCGCGACATCTGGTCGGGCACGCAGGCCGACAAGGCGCTGCGCGATATCGATCTTGCCGACAGCCGCATCAATGGCGCTGTGCTGGCGGCGGCGCGGGCGAGGGTCGATCCCGAAGCGGACCGGGCGGAGCTGGAGACATCAAGCTTCCTGATCATGCAGCTCGGCGAAGCGACGATGCGCCTTGCGATCTCGGTGGAGCGCAAGGAGGGCGATGTGCTGGTGGAGCATTACAAGCGCCTGGTGCTGCGCGAGATGATGGAGGGGTAG
- a CDS encoding NAD(P)H-binding protein — MTTFHASKFPVLIIGGTGKTGRRVAERLTAQGVPVRIGSRSASPAFDWENPESWATALEGVSAAYITYYPDLAVPGSADAIGNLARLAVRKGVTRLVLLSGRGEPEAQRAEQALRASGADWTIVRASWFMQNFSENMLLGPILAGEMALPVSSVREPFIHADDIADVVIAALTDDRHVGQLYEVTGPRMLTFAEATGEIAKASGRTIDYRTITPEEFMHGLEQEQVPADIAALVNELFTVVLDGRNEYLTDGVQKALGRKPRDFADYARETAATGIWEGAK, encoded by the coding sequence ATGACTACATTTCACGCTTCGAAATTCCCCGTCCTCATCATCGGCGGCACCGGCAAGACCGGCCGCCGCGTTGCCGAGCGGCTGACCGCGCAGGGCGTCCCGGTCCGCATCGGCTCGCGCAGCGCCAGCCCCGCCTTCGACTGGGAGAACCCTGAAAGCTGGGCAACCGCGCTCGAAGGCGTCTCGGCTGCCTATATCACCTATTACCCAGACCTCGCCGTTCCAGGCTCGGCCGATGCCATCGGCAACCTCGCCCGCCTAGCCGTGCGCAAGGGCGTAACACGCCTCGTGCTGCTCTCAGGCCGTGGCGAGCCGGAAGCCCAGCGCGCCGAGCAGGCATTGCGGGCCTCCGGTGCCGACTGGACCATTGTCCGCGCCAGCTGGTTCATGCAGAACTTCAGCGAAAACATGCTGCTCGGCCCGATCCTTGCCGGCGAAATGGCGCTGCCGGTCAGCAGCGTGCGCGAACCCTTCATCCATGCCGACGATATCGCTGATGTCGTCATCGCCGCCCTCACCGATGACCGCCATGTCGGCCAGCTCTACGAGGTGACCGGCCCGCGCATGCTGACTTTCGCCGAGGCCACGGGCGAGATTGCCAAGGCCAGCGGGCGCACCATAGACTACCGCACCATTACCCCGGAGGAATTCATGCATGGCCTCGAACAGGAACAGGTTCCTGCCGATATCGCCGCCCTCGTCAACGAGCTCTTCACCGTGGTTCTCGACGGGCGCAATGAATACTTGACCGACGGCGTTCAGAAGGCGCTCGGCCGCAAACCGCGCGATTTCGCAGACTATGCCCGCGAAACCGCCGCAACCGGCATCTGGGAGGGCGCGAAATGA
- a CDS encoding DUF1772 domain-containing protein, with the protein MIALIPLLTLVAALGSGLIAGLFFAFSRFVMTALAKLPPEQGIAAMNSINVTILNATFGLAFFGTAVLGLGLGIVSILRWTEPGSLYVLIGSLIFLVGTIGVTMVFNVPLNDALAAVAPTSPEGAALWTRYLAEWLPWNHVRTLANIAALIAFILAYAKQAAV; encoded by the coding sequence ATGATCGCCCTCATCCCGCTCCTCACCCTTGTCGCTGCGCTCGGCAGCGGCTTGATAGCCGGGCTGTTCTTCGCTTTCTCCAGGTTCGTCATGACAGCGCTGGCGAAGCTGCCGCCCGAGCAGGGCATTGCAGCCATGAACTCGATCAATGTGACGATCCTCAACGCCACATTCGGCCTCGCCTTCTTCGGCACGGCCGTGCTCGGCCTCGGCCTCGGCATCGTCAGCATTCTGCGCTGGACCGAGCCCGGTTCGCTCTATGTGCTCATCGGCAGCCTCATCTTCCTCGTCGGCACCATCGGCGTCACCATGGTGTTCAACGTCCCGCTCAATGATGCGCTGGCCGCCGTTGCGCCAACGAGCCCGGAGGGCGCGGCCCTGTGGACCCGCTACCTTGCCGAGTGGCTGCCGTGGAACCATGTGCGCACGCTTGCCAATATCGCCGCGCTCATCGCGTTCATCCTCGCCTATGCCAAGCAGGCGGCCGTCTGA
- a CDS encoding FMN-binding negative transcriptional regulator, with protein sequence MYQPPHFREDRLEIQHGLIKAHPLGLLISTGADGPVANAIPFLIDPNASPKGTLRGHLARANPQWRDLEKDGRVLVVFQGAQTYVTPSWYATKRETGKVVPTWNYAIVQVRGTARIIDDRAWLASQVASLTGHNEAPRAAPWTVDDAPPTYIDAQLKGIIGIEIEIIEIEGKWKVSQNRPESDRTGVADGLETDQHTAEALAMAEMVRRGGATN encoded by the coding sequence ATGTACCAGCCGCCGCATTTCCGTGAGGACAGGCTCGAAATCCAGCACGGGCTGATCAAGGCGCATCCGCTCGGCCTGTTGATTTCGACCGGCGCGGATGGCCCGGTTGCCAATGCCATTCCATTCCTGATTGATCCAAATGCCTCGCCCAAGGGCACGTTGCGCGGCCATCTCGCCCGCGCCAATCCGCAATGGCGCGATCTCGAAAAGGACGGGCGCGTGCTCGTCGTCTTCCAGGGCGCACAGACCTATGTGACGCCCTCATGGTATGCGACGAAGCGCGAGACGGGCAAGGTCGTACCCACGTGGAACTATGCCATCGTACAGGTGCGCGGCACGGCGAGGATCATCGACGACCGCGCCTGGCTTGCCAGCCAGGTTGCGAGCCTCACCGGCCACAATGAGGCGCCGCGGGCAGCGCCATGGACGGTCGATGACGCTCCGCCGACCTATATCGACGCCCAGCTGAAGGGCATCATCGGTATCGAGATCGAAATCATCGAGATAGAAGGCAAGTGGAAGGTCAGCCAGAATCGCCCGGAAAGTGACCGCACCGGCGTTGCGGATGGGCTCGAAACCGATCAGCACACCGCAGAGGCGCTGGCCATGGCCGAGATGGTACGACGGGGTGGCGCCACGAATTGA
- a CDS encoding YciI family protein yields MFYAILAYHEEEVVESWTKEEDAALMAELLQVNDRLVREKCLGPAARLGPTQRAVTLRGKDAGTIMDGPFAETKEQLLGFYVVDCPTIEAAIAAARDLRRVNPTAVYEIRPILLYRPGAPLAAPDESLQVSR; encoded by the coding sequence ATGTTCTACGCCATCCTGGCCTATCACGAGGAGGAAGTGGTCGAATCATGGACCAAAGAGGAGGATGCGGCGCTGATGGCCGAACTGCTCCAGGTCAATGATCGCCTCGTCCGGGAAAAGTGTTTGGGCCCGGCCGCGCGGCTTGGTCCGACGCAACGCGCCGTGACCTTGCGCGGCAAGGATGCCGGCACGATCATGGATGGCCCCTTTGCCGAGACCAAGGAGCAGTTGCTCGGCTTCTACGTTGTGGATTGCCCGACGATTGAGGCAGCCATCGCCGCCGCGCGCGACCTGCGCCGTGTCAATCCGACTGCAGTGTATGAAATCCGGCCGATCTTGCTCTACCGCCCAGGCGCGCCACTGGCAGCCCCGGACGAGAGTCTTCAGGTTTCGCGTTAG